A stretch of the Notamacropus eugenii isolate mMacEug1 chromosome 2, mMacEug1.pri_v2, whole genome shotgun sequence genome encodes the following:
- the LOC140523557 gene encoding olfactory receptor 2W3-like: MMDGTNESTQDDFILLGFSNRPQLEVVLFVVILIAYLLTIVGNTTIILISQIDSRLHTPMYFFLTHLSFLDLCFTTSSIPQLLYNLSGSDKTISYIGCAIQLFMFLALGGVECLLLAVMAYDRFVAVCKPLHYMVIMHPKLCLGLVSIAWFGGVVNSLTMSPITLTLPRCGHHKVDHFLCEMPALIRLACINTVFIEGTVFVLAVVIVLTPLVLILVSYGYITQAVLQIKSAVGRRKAINTCSSHLIIVSLFYGNIIYMYMQPGNSASQDQGKFLTLFYNIVTPLLNPLIYTLRNKEVKGALRRLLGVHKGAIEMCGHMKY, from the exons ATGATGGATGGAACCAATGAGAGTACGCAAGATGATTTTATTCTTCTAGGATTCTCTAACAGGCCCCAGCTTGAGGTAGTCCTTTTTGTGGTCATCTTGATTGCCTATCTTCTGACAATAGTGGGTAACACAACCATCATCCTAATCTCCCAAATAGACTCTCGTCTCCATACGCCAATGTATTTCTTTCTTACCCACCTCTCTTTCCTGGATCTCTGCTTCACCACCAGCTCCATCCCACAACTGCTCTATAACCTGAGTGGGTCTGATAAAACCATTAGCTACATAGGCTGTGCTATTCAGCTTTTCATGTTCCTAGCTCTGGGTGGTGTAGAATGTCTCCTCCTGGCTGTAATGGCGTATGACCGTTTTGTTGCTGTCTGCAAGCCCCTTCATTACATGGTGATTATGCATCCAAAACTCTGCTTGGGACTAGTCTCTATTGCTTGGTTTGGTGGTGTGGTCAACTCCTTGACTATGTCACCTATAACTCTGACACTGCCCCGTTGTGGACACCACAAGGTGGACCACTTCTTGTGTGAAATGCCAGCACTGATTCGATTGGCTTGTATAAACACTGTTTTCATTGAGGGCACTGTATTTGTGCTGGCAGTGGTTATCGTATTGACACCCTTAGTCCTTATCCTGGTCTCCTATGGTTATATCACCCAGGCAGTGCTACAGATCAAGTCAGCAGTAGGGAGACGGAAGGCCATCAACACCTGCAGCTCCCATCTCATCATAGTCTCCCTCTTTTATGGCAATATCATCTACATGTACATGCAACCAGGCAACAGTGCCTCTCAGGACCAGGGCAAGTTCCTTACCCTCTTCTACAATATAGTGACTCCACTCCTCAACCCACTCATCTATACATTGAGAAATAAGGAAGTGAAGGGGGCACTGAGAAGGCTTCTGGGAGTGCACAAAGGAGcgataga GATGTGTGGCCAcatgaaatactga